CTAGGGGGAAGTAACCTAAGGTGCCCATGGATGGATTTTTCCCTTGTGCTTCTAACAGTGCCAGGACTCTGGGTTGTGGTGCAGCACCAATTCTGTTGGGTTGGCCAGCTGAGGGCTGTTCTCCACTGTCAAGGCAGGCTGCACTTGTCCTGTCTGTGTGCAAACACCAAAATGATGACCCTGAGAAGTCCTTATGGCATAGGTAAATCCCTGTGTGTAATGTGGATAAAACAGGAGAAATGTTTATCGTGGCCTTTCTCTTTTGTCTTACACAGTCCTTTCTTGTTCTCCAGAATCTCTTATTTCTTTGGCTTGGAGTTGCCAAAGGTGACAAAGACCACTCCTGGCTCCTGAAAACTCCCATTGGTGTGGAAGTCTTCACCTGGGCTCTTCAAGTACCTCCGAAACACAGGTGAGGCAGATACCTCATACTGGGGATGAGAAACCACATCGCACGTGGAAGATGTTTGTGTCTCGGATTGCTTGGTGACTGTGGTGGACGAAGTGATGATTTTGTTTCCAAACTGGTCCATTTCCTCATACTGCTCCATGACAGTCCGGGTGGCTCCATAAAGCTTGGACCCGTCAGGCCCTGTCTGCAGCTCCAAGATGCTTTTCTGCCTCCGTGGATTTTGTGGGCTGGGGACATTCAGGGAGCGGTATTCTGAAAAGCTGCCTTTCATCCCACAGGGGCAGCTGTCTTTGGAGGCATCCAGAGAACATTTGTCTTTGTCACTTGTTGGATGGTTGGCATTGCCAAGTGTGTGCTGTTTCATAGAGCTCAGCCCAGCTTTTGTTTGGACCGGGTCTGGCCTCTTCTCTAAGGGTTTTGTGTCGTGCCCAGCAGTCCCTGCTGAGGGGTGGTTATAGGAGCTAAAGCTGTTCTGAGCAAAAGCATCCCTCTTTCCTGGAGAGTCAAGACAGTCTGGTGAAGGGCCATCCTGGGGGGAATGTGCTGTCCTGGGTGATTCTGTTGGTTTCCTGGCAGCAGACTCAATGGAGATGTAGGAAGGTGAGGAGGGAGAGCTGACACGGGACTGAATGAGGCGGGGGACCTCTAGCTCTGCCTTGGCTGCCTCCATCTTTTCTGCCACCTTTGCGCTTTCCACAgatgctgcttctcctgcctccaGCATGACTTCCTCTTGCCTGGCTTTGCTTGAAACAATGCTGATTTTGCGGATGTTGCTACTGCTGACAGAGCTCTGAGCGCTCCCCAGAGACTCCTTGAACAGCCCTGAGAGCCCAGCAATGTCTGACTCAGACTTGAGAttagaaacagaataaatagCTTTCTTGATGGCCTCCTCGATGTCCTGGATGCGGGCAAGTGTCTGCTCCTTCAGGTGAAGAATCTCAGCACTTGCTCTCTCCAGGTCCTCAAAAGCCAGGTCCACTGAGGAGAGACTTTCAGCGTCCTCCTTTGCCTCAgccttgtcctgttgcttggCCTTCTGGCGCACAACCCACTCAGGGACCTTCTCAAAGAAGCTCTTGAGAGCTTTCACATCCACTTTGCTTGTCTCCTCCTCAAACTCCCTCACTCTGGTCAAGATCTCTTGCAGCTGCTCCTGTCTCCTGAGGTTCTCAAAGATCTCCATAGTCTCCTTGACATTGCCTTTCATGATCTCCTCTTTGTGTACCGACAACCTCTTCCGACGCTCATCTTCcgtttctctcttttttttctctctcataaCAACCGCTGGCTTCTCCTGGGCAGGTGTCTCTGCCTCCCTCTCAGGACATTTCAGTTGCCTGCTGTTTCCCTGCTGGTGCTCCTCAAAGGAGTTCACTGACTGCTGATGGAAGGACATTGACTGAGACATTTGCCTCCTCTCATGCACCTGCTGCACAACTCTCTGACTATCCCACAGTCCATAAGAATTGGATGCACTTTCCCTTTCCACCTTGGATGAGGCATTTTGTGCCATGCCATCTCCTCTTTTTGGAGGGCTGTTGTGACCCACAGGGGAGGTGCTTGGCTCAGTATGTCCTGGCACATCTTgtgtctgtgctctgccaggacaggctggaggtGACAATAAAGAGCACCCATTCTCCTCTCGGCACAGCTCTATCTGCCTTTGAGCCACCTCTCCTGGGCATCTCCTTGGAGCAGCTGCTTTATCACTCATCATTCCCTGCTTGACTTCAAAACCAACCACTCCATTTTTCACTGGCTTTGAGGTCTTAGCACTGTCTGGTTCTACCTTTCCTTGTCCTCCTTTGCTGGCCTTGTACCTTTCTTCTGCTATTTGAAGAGGGGTTTTGGCAGTGTATTTTGGCAGCTTTCTCTCAGGGTTTATACCCTGAACTGTGACAGACTTCTTCACAGATGTCTCTAAATTGCAACATTTTGCTTGAACCTCCTCATAGCCTGATTGTTCATGAACTTCCATGCAGCTTAATCCTGGCTCTAAGGGAGAAGACCTTGTCTTGCTGAACTCCCTCAGCCCTGAAGGTTTAGGGGGAAGGGGTGGAGGGATGGGTTTTGTCAATCTGTTTGTGCTGTAATTTGCAGAGGCAGAATGTGCCTCGTGTAAGAGGCGCTCAGGTTTTGGAGGGGGAACAGGTTTTTTCCTGGGTGGGGCAGTAGTGTCTGGTTTTGGAGGAGTCCTGGgcttctctgcagggctctggtcACTGGGTTTGCAGGACAGAGAAGAGAGAGCAGGAAGAGGGGTCTGGAGTAGTGCAGAACATCCTGGGACTTCATCTTTGCTGGCTGGTAATGGAAGGGCACCTTCTCTTGCTGCTTTAGTTGAGGGTGGGCAATgctctgctttcatcacagcaactgaaggaggaggaggaggaaagtcATTATCAGCCTGTGACCCTGAAGCCACTACAGCAGCCTCGTTACTAGCGAGTTGagtctcatttttctttttacacacAGAATAGGACTGCCCTGCATTTCTGTATATCATAGCAGCTTTAAAATCCCCTCTGGAGACATTAACGTTAGACTTTTCCAGCGACTGAAGTGTGGCTTTTAAATTACCTCGGACAACGTCCTCCTTTTCTACCAGGCGCTGTTCTGTGGCGGCACTTTGCAGTGCTCTGATAGCTGTCTGCACATCCCCTCTGACACCAACATCTCTTTCTTCTTGCACTGATTGCTCTTTGTAATCAGACTCAACACAAGGGTTTATATAGGTTTTCACGGGTGTGGCAGTATAAAGGCCATCCTTAATGCTAAAATCTCTACTGGGCACAACTTGGATTTCCTGGCTCAATAGTTGTCCTCCCTGTACTTCCTCAGAAGCACTGACCTTTTTGTGTGACGCTATGCTCTTCTGAGACATGCTTGCATGGGTCTTGGATGCCTCCTGGACTCTAGTGGTGGTGGTCctggtggcagtgctggtgctctCCTGCTTGGTGGATGAAGAGTCCTGTTGGTGTACAGTCGATTGAAGGGTCATGGTCCCCTGTGAGCTGACtgtctgctgcctgcaggctgtGTGGACCTCCTCCCTGTTCCTCTGGAACTTGCTCTGAACATGGTGTTGAATGTTTTTTGCTTCTGCTGTTGCCAGCCTCAGGCTTTGCATTGCAGCCTGAAGATCAGTCCCCAGGgccttttcttctgtctgaGCCTGGCTGGCTTCCCCAGGCACCACACTCTGCTGTTTCCCATCCACTTCTGCCCTCTGAGCTGGGTTGGCTCTCACTTGGGTTGGAAATGGGTCTTGTATCATAGTTTTTGGTTCCCTCAAATGGGCAGTGCTGGCTTCTTCTTGCTCTGCCTTCTTGCTGGCATCTGCAACCCTTTGGATTGACTTTGTAGTCACCTTAAGCCCTCCAGACAGaacttcttcctttcccattgCTGTGGGCAGGGGCTTCCCAAGACATTGCACAGTGGTGCCTGTCACACCTGCTGCATGCACAGCCTCTCTCTCTAACACACCCTCTCTGCCCCTGCTTTCACATACAAATCCCTTTTTGTCTCCCTCCATAGCCCCTGGCTCACTTCCTGCAATTACTTTCTCTATTTGTTCCTTATTTGGCAAGACATGTATGTTAGCCCCGGGCACAACCCGTGGGCCGCTCTCATCTgccccctcctcctctgcttgGGAAGAGATGAGGGATTGTATCTCTGACTCCTGCTGGAGATTCTTCAGATAGCTGAGGTCTCCCTTCTCAATGCAGCTCGCAAAAAGTTGGACATTTCCCTTCTCATTATCTTCACGCTTGAtggtggctgctgctttctgctcctgAGAAGAAGCCAACAAGTTCCCAATCGTTGACTTCACATCCCCCTTGACAACTTTCTGCTGAACAGAATGGAAAAGGAGGGAGTAGAGAGTCATCTTCACTGATCCTGACTTTGTCTCTTGTAGGACCATCCCCTTTTTGATGGAAGCATCTTGACTGAGGAGACCCTGTAAGGCCTTGGCTACATCTCCACTCAAGTCCTCTTTGCCTTTAATGGCTTCACTCTGGTCCAGCAGCTGCAATGGGCTTACTTTGATCTTGCCCTCTCTGTCTTCCTCCACCAGCACGCTCTGAGCTTCCACATTGgtcctgtgcaggagctgcagcataATCCTCTGCAAGTGGCCTCCTACAATCTCCTCTTTCAGGATCtctggagctcctgggctgctgagCTGGTACTTCACCATCTTCACACTCTCCGTATCATTAGCTTCAATGAGGATCCCATCATGCTGGATAGCCTGGCAAGTGCAGAGAGTCTCTAAGGTCTCCTTCATGGTTCTTTCTTTCAGTTCTATTTCTATGCTACCTTCAGAAGCACTAAATTTATCCAGGGGCGTGCTCTCAAAGAGCCACGTTGTGCTTTTCACATCTGCGTGAGGAATCTCTTCTTGGGCCCCAGCGCTGGCCGTCACCTCTGTGTCCTTTAGGGTGTCCATGGGCTGGGTTTCAAACAACCAGGTGCAGCGTTTTACGTCCCCTTTCTGGCTGTCCTCTCTCTGCACTGTGCTCATGGATGAGCTTCTCTCTGCGTCCCCATACAGGGAGTCCACAGGATGGTTCTCAAAGAGCCAAGTGGATGTCCTCACGTCACCCCGCTGCACGTCACTGACACTGACCATCCTCACATACTTCTTCTGGCCCACTTGCTGGGACTCAAAGAGCTGCTTGTTGGACTGAACATCACCCTTCTGCACATCATCCACTGTTCTGGGCACAGACAACTTTCCTCCTGGGAAGGAGTCAAGAGGCTCTGTCTCAAACCTCCACCGAGCAGTCTGAACATCTCCTTTCTTGATGTCTTCTTGGGTGACAGCCCTAATCACAAAcacctcttcttccttcttgaTCTGATCCAGGGGCTTCGTTTCAAACAACCACCGGGCACCTTTCATGTCACCTTTCATGATCTCTTCTTTCTGCACTGAGGTGACCTCATGGTATCGGCCCTCTTTGTCCTGGATAGCGTATAAGGGCTGGCTTTCAAAGAGCATTGTGCAGGACTTGACATTAGCTTTGCTCATGGTGTCTTTCTGGATCTTCTGGAGTTCTGTCTCATCCACTTTGTCATGGATTTGATCAAGGGAATAGGTCTCAAATACAAACCTTTTCCCTCCAACATCTTCCCCCTTGACATTCTTTTCAGGAGGTATTTCCTGGATGCCCTCAGAGCTGTCCTTCAGGGTGTCCATAGGGTAGTTCTCAAAGAGCCATGTGAACTTGTGCACAGACCCAGCTTCAATTGTTCCAGCATCCTTCTGGGATTTTGGCTTGGTGGTTGTGTCCAAGGGTTTGGCTTCAAAGAACTCTTTCACCCT
The sequence above is drawn from the Parus major isolate Abel chromosome 2, Parus_major1.1, whole genome shotgun sequence genome and encodes:
- the XIRP1 gene encoding xin actin-binding repeat-containing protein 1 isoform X1, whose protein sequence is MGKAEKLQPAQSFPSLCHPPRSNPELRTVLLRKAVSVSELVARYQSILNGEKNTAKQEHLKLMEARYPSQNNAIPVGKTRALPRSHPCDMCSSKPVEDVPIPKTGAPARNSRGLLASSDTPKVTVPHCQSSPCAPREAPSAKGPLRRREADHTNILTTIQPLSMESKAHRDPAFLAPLQSIQRKARWSPATTPGKESAAKEGKQSRDRQGIISSVPDTADDSATGRSYDRARSFLDPSGSTSHTLQQGRGRCSVPSVKELSALYLSQTAAAADASPAQPSTVKDNSIHSSHREKKSKMSEAQKTSKVAMKKMEEDLPPPPAMGSVQVIAPGGQDLNALPVPPPKQAFSKFYQQRQVNELKRLYRHMHPELRKNLEEAVTEDLAEMLNTEDPNAQASVNLDKVLPGEVQSMRWIFENWALDSIGDHQATKKLTEEEIIPSGDVKSTSLRFESQSINGYNLSTSAKVSETDLARGDVRTARWLFETQPLDTLNKLYSDETEVQEAVLKEPVQGGDVKGATQLFEAQSLDAIGRCSSVEEKSILQLKSEIQELKGDVKKTVRLFQTEPLCAIRDKSGTIHEIKSVCREEIQTNAVRTARWLFETQPLDTINKDTSKVQIIRGISLEEIGRPDVSGARWIFETQPLDAIREITVEEQDFKASTDFVTGADVTKQRLLFETQTLDSLKGEASESVVAKEQVIGGDVKSTLWLFETQPMETLKDNFEVGRLKKVELSAEEKGDVKQRKHVFETCPLGSISKVFEEEIPATSMEEVVKGDVKSFKTLFETLPLDSIKQADAEPAAKEEEKIPAGNVKANQILFETTPLYAIKDSFGNFHEVTSVSREQIISGDVKNYKWMFETRPLDQFDESIKKVDIIRGITKQEVVAGDVRTAKWLFETQPMDVIHLQAMEGEKHPSVKREISQKGDVKTCRWLFETQPMHTLYEKAEKKQEEDGSVPQADVKSYTWMFETQPLDSLKGQEEQYLQVSKAYSQEELQGVDVKTVRHLFETEPLGSSTVSEADRKKTMRYSSRVEFQSGEVSRVKEFFEAKPLDTTTKPKSQKDAGTIEAGSVHKFTWLFENYPMDTLKDSSEGIQEIPPEKNVKGEDVGGKRFVFETYSLDQIHDKVDETELQKIQKDTMSKANVKSCTMLFESQPLYAIQDKEGRYHEVTSVQKEEIMKGDMKGARWLFETKPLDQIKKEEEVFVIRAVTQEDIKKGDVQTARWRFETEPLDSFPGGKLSVPRTVDDVQKGDVQSNKQLFESQQVGQKKYVRMVSVSDVQRGDVRTSTWLFENHPVDSLYGDAERSSSMSTVQREDSQKGDVKRCTWLFETQPMDTLKDTEVTASAGAQEEIPHADVKSTTWLFESTPLDKFSASEGSIEIELKERTMKETLETLCTCQAIQHDGILIEANDTESVKMVKYQLSSPGAPEILKEEIVGGHLQRIMLQLLHRTNVEAQSVLVEEDREGKIKVSPLQLLDQSEAIKGKEDLSGDVAKALQGLLSQDASIKKGMVLQETKSGSVKMTLYSLLFHSVQQKVVKGDVKSTIGNLLASSQEQKAAATIKREDNEKGNVQLFASCIEKGDLSYLKNLQQESEIQSLISSQAEEEGADESGPRVVPGANIHVLPNKEQIEKVIAGSEPGAMEGDKKGFVCESRGREGVLEREAVHAAGVTGTTVQCLGKPLPTAMGKEEVLSGGLKVTTKSIQRVADASKKAEQEEASTAHLREPKTMIQDPFPTQVRANPAQRAEVDGKQQSVVPGEASQAQTEEKALGTDLQAAMQSLRLATAEAKNIQHHVQSKFQRNREEVHTACRQQTVSSQGTMTLQSTVHQQDSSSTKQESTSTATRTTTTRVQEASKTHASMSQKSIASHKKVSASEEVQGGQLLSQEIQVVPSRDFSIKDGLYTATPVKTYINPCVESDYKEQSVQEERDVGVRGDVQTAIRALQSAATEQRLVEKEDVVRGNLKATLQSLEKSNVNVSRGDFKAAMIYRNAGQSYSVCKKKNETQLASNEAAVVASGSQADNDFPPPPPSVAVMKAEHCPPSTKAAREGALPLPASKDEVPGCSALLQTPLPALSSLSCKPSDQSPAEKPRTPPKPDTTAPPRKKPVPPPKPERLLHEAHSASANYSTNRLTKPIPPPLPPKPSGLREFSKTRSSPLEPGLSCMEVHEQSGYEEVQAKCCNLETSVKKSVTVQGINPERKLPKYTAKTPLQIAEERYKASKGGQGKVEPDSAKTSKPVKNGVVGFEVKQGMMSDKAAAPRRCPGEVAQRQIELCREENGCSLLSPPACPGRAQTQDVPGHTEPSTSPVGHNSPPKRGDGMAQNASSKVERESASNSYGLWDSQRVVQQVHERRQMSQSMSFHQQSVNSFEEHQQGNSRQLKCPEREAETPAQEKPAVVMREKKKRETEDERRKRLSVHKEEIMKGNVKETMEIFENLRRQEQLQEILTRVREFEEETSKVDVKALKSFFEKVPEWVVRQKAKQQDKAEAKEDAESLSSVDLAFEDLERASAEILHLKEQTLARIQDIEEAIKKAIYSVSNLKSESDIAGLSGLFKESLGSAQSSVSSSNIRKISIVSSKARQEEVMLEAGEAASVESAKVAEKMEAAKAELEVPRLIQSRVSSPSSPSYISIESAARKPTESPRTAHSPQDGPSPDCLDSPGKRDAFAQNSFSSYNHPSAGTAGHDTKPLEKRPDPVQTKAGLSSMKQHTLGNANHPTSDKDKCSLDASKDSCPCGMKGSFSEYRSLNVPSPQNPRRQKSILELQTGPDGSKLYGATRTVMEQYEEMDQFGNKIITSSTTVTKQSETQTSSTCDVVSHPQYEVSASPVFRRYLKSPGEDFHTNGSFQEPGVVFVTFGNSKPKK
- the XIRP1 gene encoding xin actin-binding repeat-containing protein 1 isoform X2, translated to MSEAQKTSKVAMKKMEEDLPPPPAMGSVQVIAPGGQDLNALPVPPPKQAFSKFYQQRQVNELKRLYRHMHPELRKNLEEAVTEDLAEMLNTEDPNAQASVNLDKVLPGEVQSMRWIFENWALDSIGDHQATKKLTEEEIIPSGDVKSTSLRFESQSINGYNLSTSAKVSETDLARGDVRTARWLFETQPLDTLNKLYSDETEVQEAVLKEPVQGGDVKGATQLFEAQSLDAIGRCSSVEEKSILQLKSEIQELKGDVKKTVRLFQTEPLCAIRDKSGTIHEIKSVCREEIQTNAVRTARWLFETQPLDTINKDTSKVQIIRGISLEEIGRPDVSGARWIFETQPLDAIREITVEEQDFKASTDFVTGADVTKQRLLFETQTLDSLKGEASESVVAKEQVIGGDVKSTLWLFETQPMETLKDNFEVGRLKKVELSAEEKGDVKQRKHVFETCPLGSISKVFEEEIPATSMEEVVKGDVKSFKTLFETLPLDSIKQADAEPAAKEEEKIPAGNVKANQILFETTPLYAIKDSFGNFHEVTSVSREQIISGDVKNYKWMFETRPLDQFDESIKKVDIIRGITKQEVVAGDVRTAKWLFETQPMDVIHLQAMEGEKHPSVKREISQKGDVKTCRWLFETQPMHTLYEKAEKKQEEDGSVPQADVKSYTWMFETQPLDSLKGQEEQYLQVSKAYSQEELQGVDVKTVRHLFETEPLGSSTVSEADRKKTMRYSSRVEFQSGEVSRVKEFFEAKPLDTTTKPKSQKDAGTIEAGSVHKFTWLFENYPMDTLKDSSEGIQEIPPEKNVKGEDVGGKRFVFETYSLDQIHDKVDETELQKIQKDTMSKANVKSCTMLFESQPLYAIQDKEGRYHEVTSVQKEEIMKGDMKGARWLFETKPLDQIKKEEEVFVIRAVTQEDIKKGDVQTARWRFETEPLDSFPGGKLSVPRTVDDVQKGDVQSNKQLFESQQVGQKKYVRMVSVSDVQRGDVRTSTWLFENHPVDSLYGDAERSSSMSTVQREDSQKGDVKRCTWLFETQPMDTLKDTEVTASAGAQEEIPHADVKSTTWLFESTPLDKFSASEGSIEIELKERTMKETLETLCTCQAIQHDGILIEANDTESVKMVKYQLSSPGAPEILKEEIVGGHLQRIMLQLLHRTNVEAQSVLVEEDREGKIKVSPLQLLDQSEAIKGKEDLSGDVAKALQGLLSQDASIKKGMVLQETKSGSVKMTLYSLLFHSVQQKVVKGDVKSTIGNLLASSQEQKAAATIKREDNEKGNVQLFASCIEKGDLSYLKNLQQESEIQSLISSQAEEEGADESGPRVVPGANIHVLPNKEQIEKVIAGSEPGAMEGDKKGFVCESRGREGVLEREAVHAAGVTGTTVQCLGKPLPTAMGKEEVLSGGLKVTTKSIQRVADASKKAEQEEASTAHLREPKTMIQDPFPTQVRANPAQRAEVDGKQQSVVPGEASQAQTEEKALGTDLQAAMQSLRLATAEAKNIQHHVQSKFQRNREEVHTACRQQTVSSQGTMTLQSTVHQQDSSSTKQESTSTATRTTTTRVQEASKTHASMSQKSIASHKKVSASEEVQGGQLLSQEIQVVPSRDFSIKDGLYTATPVKTYINPCVESDYKEQSVQEERDVGVRGDVQTAIRALQSAATEQRLVEKEDVVRGNLKATLQSLEKSNVNVSRGDFKAAMIYRNAGQSYSVCKKKNETQLASNEAAVVASGSQADNDFPPPPPSVAVMKAEHCPPSTKAAREGALPLPASKDEVPGCSALLQTPLPALSSLSCKPSDQSPAEKPRTPPKPDTTAPPRKKPVPPPKPERLLHEAHSASANYSTNRLTKPIPPPLPPKPSGLREFSKTRSSPLEPGLSCMEVHEQSGYEEVQAKCCNLETSVKKSVTVQGINPERKLPKYTAKTPLQIAEERYKASKGGQGKVEPDSAKTSKPVKNGVVGFEVKQGMMSDKAAAPRRCPGEVAQRQIELCREENGCSLLSPPACPGRAQTQDVPGHTEPSTSPVGHNSPPKRGDGMAQNASSKVERESASNSYGLWDSQRVVQQVHERRQMSQSMSFHQQSVNSFEEHQQGNSRQLKCPEREAETPAQEKPAVVMREKKKRETEDERRKRLSVHKEEIMKGNVKETMEIFENLRRQEQLQEILTRVREFEEETSKVDVKALKSFFEKVPEWVVRQKAKQQDKAEAKEDAESLSSVDLAFEDLERASAEILHLKEQTLARIQDIEEAIKKAIYSVSNLKSESDIAGLSGLFKESLGSAQSSVSSSNIRKISIVSSKARQEEVMLEAGEAASVESAKVAEKMEAAKAELEVPRLIQSRVSSPSSPSYISIESAARKPTESPRTAHSPQDGPSPDCLDSPGKRDAFAQNSFSSYNHPSAGTAGHDTKPLEKRPDPVQTKAGLSSMKQHTLGNANHPTSDKDKCSLDASKDSCPCGMKGSFSEYRSLNVPSPQNPRRQKSILELQTGPDGSKLYGATRTVMEQYEEMDQFGNKIITSSTTVTKQSETQTSSTCDVVSHPQYEVSASPVFRRYLKSPGEDFHTNGSFQEPGVVFVTFGNSKPKK